The following proteins are co-located in the Maridesulfovibrio sp. genome:
- a CDS encoding cytochrome ubiquinol oxidase subunit I, with protein MDVLMLSRLQFAMATMFHFIFVPLTLGLSILVAIMETMYVRTKKDIYLRMTKFWGKLFVINFVLGVVTGITLEFQFGTNWSRYSEYVGDIFGSLLAVEATVAFFLESTFLAAWIFGWKKLSPKMHAASIWIVAIASNISAVWIILANGWMQNPVGYVMRNGRAELESFSEVISNPFAWGQFFHNGFGAFVVAGFFIMGISAYHLLKKNEVEFFTKSFKMGMITAFLFSVLVAAQGHNHAQDVAVKQPAKLAAMEALWDTAPDGAPMYLLAMPDEKNETNAVEFLGIPGGLSFLAFNSFDAPVKGLKEWPKEDRPPVTVTFLSFRLMVGLGTLFPILCIWGWMNRKKLTENKLYLRIMLFAIPLPYVAMWAGWAVAEVGRQPWIVYGMMKTTDAVSPIATSQVAFSLIALTTLYTLLGAAEIFLLAKFARKGPQPEKA; from the coding sequence ATGGATGTTCTGATGCTGTCAAGGCTGCAATTTGCCATGGCAACAATGTTCCACTTCATTTTCGTACCGCTCACACTGGGACTTTCCATACTGGTTGCCATCATGGAAACCATGTACGTGCGCACCAAAAAAGATATTTACCTGCGCATGACCAAATTCTGGGGAAAGCTGTTCGTCATTAACTTTGTTCTTGGTGTCGTGACCGGAATCACACTTGAATTCCAGTTCGGCACCAACTGGTCCCGCTACTCAGAATATGTTGGTGACATCTTCGGATCATTGCTGGCAGTGGAAGCCACTGTGGCTTTCTTTCTTGAATCAACTTTTCTGGCCGCATGGATTTTCGGATGGAAAAAACTTTCTCCCAAAATGCACGCTGCCTCCATCTGGATTGTAGCTATCGCTTCCAATATTTCAGCTGTCTGGATCATCCTTGCTAACGGCTGGATGCAGAACCCTGTCGGCTACGTGATGCGTAACGGCCGTGCTGAACTCGAAAGCTTCAGTGAAGTAATCAGCAACCCCTTTGCATGGGGACAGTTCTTCCATAACGGTTTCGGAGCTTTCGTTGTAGCAGGATTCTTCATCATGGGAATCAGTGCTTACCACCTGCTCAAGAAGAACGAAGTTGAATTCTTCACCAAGTCCTTCAAAATGGGCATGATCACCGCCTTTCTCTTTTCTGTGCTGGTTGCCGCGCAAGGCCACAACCACGCTCAGGACGTAGCAGTGAAACAGCCTGCAAAACTGGCTGCCATGGAAGCTCTCTGGGATACCGCACCTGACGGTGCCCCCATGTACCTGCTGGCTATGCCTGATGAAAAAAATGAAACCAACGCCGTAGAATTTCTCGGAATCCCCGGTGGATTGAGCTTCCTTGCCTTCAACAGCTTTGACGCTCCGGTCAAGGGTCTCAAGGAATGGCCTAAAGAAGACCGTCCCCCGGTAACAGTGACATTCCTCTCCTTCAGGCTCATGGTAGGTCTGGGCACACTCTTCCCGATCCTTTGTATCTGGGGCTGGATGAACCGCAAAAAACTTACTGAAAACAAGCTCTACCTGCGAATCATGCTCTTCGCTATCCCCCTGCCTTACGTTGCCATGTGGGCCGGATGGGCAGTTGCCGAAGTAGGACGCCAGCCTTGGATCGTATACGGCATGATGAAAACAACCGACGCGGTTTCGCCCATTGCGACCAGTCAGGTTGCTTTCTCCCTCATCGCCCTGACCACCCTTTACACCCTGCTGGGTGCGGCTGAAATCTTCCTGCTGGCGAAATTCGCCCGCAAGGGTCCTCAACCTGAAAAGGCCTAA
- the cydB gene encoding cytochrome d ubiquinol oxidase subunit II, with protein sequence MLESIWFLLWGVLWAVYFMLDGYDLGLGAMMPFVAKTEKDRKIIYNSMGPFWDGNEVWLITAGGVTFAAFPKAYAVMFSGLYTALMLLLIALIIRGVAFEFRGLMESDRGRKFWDACMVLGSFLPALLLGVAFANIFMGIPIDGEGVFQGNLFTLLNPYGLGGGILFVLLFAQHGLLWLAARTEDGELNQRAANLAATIWPVLAAVYIAFLALTGVYTKLLSNFLAYPALLLILLVPVLAIVKVRTLIAARKWWNAWISSAVLIVSTTMFGVIGLFPALLPSSINPAYSITIHNAASSQLTLKIMLTVALIMVPIVIGYQFWMHKMFATKITDEDLGY encoded by the coding sequence ATGCTTGAATCAATCTGGTTCTTACTCTGGGGAGTGCTCTGGGCCGTATACTTCATGCTCGACGGGTATGACCTCGGCCTCGGTGCGATGATGCCCTTTGTGGCCAAGACCGAAAAAGACCGTAAAATTATCTATAATTCTATGGGCCCCTTCTGGGACGGTAACGAAGTATGGCTGATCACCGCCGGCGGTGTGACTTTCGCTGCTTTTCCCAAGGCCTACGCTGTCATGTTCAGCGGACTTTATACCGCACTCATGCTGCTGCTCATCGCCCTGATTATCCGTGGTGTTGCTTTTGAATTCCGCGGACTCATGGAAAGTGACCGCGGCCGCAAGTTCTGGGATGCATGCATGGTCCTCGGCAGCTTCCTGCCCGCCCTGCTGCTCGGTGTTGCATTCGCCAATATCTTCATGGGTATCCCCATTGACGGCGAAGGCGTCTTTCAGGGCAACCTGTTTACCCTGCTCAATCCTTACGGACTCGGCGGCGGTATTCTCTTCGTTCTCCTTTTTGCCCAGCACGGCCTGCTCTGGCTGGCAGCACGTACCGAGGACGGCGAACTCAACCAACGCGCCGCAAACCTCGCCGCCACCATCTGGCCGGTTCTAGCTGCGGTTTATATTGCCTTTTTGGCCCTCACCGGGGTATATACCAAGCTGCTCAGTAACTTCCTTGCCTACCCGGCCCTGTTACTGATCCTTTTGGTTCCGGTCCTTGCAATCGTCAAGGTTCGCACTCTCATTGCAGCACGCAAATGGTGGAATGCATGGATCAGCTCTGCTGTTCTGATTGTTTCCACTACCATGTTCGGCGTGATCGGACTGTTCCCGGCACTGCTGCCCTCCAGCATCAATCCGGCATACTCCATCACCATCCACAATGCTGCATCAAGCCAGCTGACCCTGAAGATCATGTTGACGGTTGCACTGATCATGGTCCCCATCGTCATCGGTTACCAGTTCTGGATGCATAAGATGTTTGCAACCAAGATCACTGATGAAGATCTGGGCTATTAA
- a CDS encoding ferritin produces MSNKVLEKALNEQLNAEMYSAYLYLSMSAYFSDIGLDGFANWMRVQAKEEQFHAMKFYDYINERGGRVLLTAIEAPKTEWESPLACIEAVLEHEKHVTSLINNLVNLAIDERDHATNIFLQWFVTEQVEEEDNVNAVLNKLRLLNGEGNGMFILDKELSTRVFNAPAE; encoded by the coding sequence ATGTCTAACAAGGTTCTTGAAAAAGCTCTTAACGAACAGCTCAACGCTGAAATGTACTCTGCTTACCTTTACCTCTCCATGTCCGCTTACTTCAGCGACATCGGACTGGACGGCTTTGCCAACTGGATGCGCGTACAGGCTAAGGAAGAGCAGTTCCACGCCATGAAGTTCTATGATTACATCAACGAACGAGGCGGCAGAGTGCTCCTCACTGCAATCGAAGCACCCAAGACCGAGTGGGAATCCCCGCTGGCCTGCATTGAGGCTGTTCTTGAGCACGAGAAGCATGTTACTTCCCTGATCAACAATCTCGTGAACCTCGCAATTGATGAAAGAGATCACGCAACCAACATCTTCCTGCAGTGGTTCGTAACCGAGCAAGTGGAAGAAGAAGACAACGTGAACGCAGTACTGAACAAGCTCCGCCTCCTCAACGGCGAAGGCAACGGCATGTTCATCCTTGATAAGGAACTTTCCACCCGCGTATTCAACGCACCAGCTGAATAG
- a CDS encoding DJ-1/PfpI family protein, producing the protein MAKKILMIVGDFVEDYEVMVPFQALQAMGFEVDAVCPDKKAGEQVATAVHDFESQQTYLERPGHNFTLNADFDTVNTGDYAALVVPGGRAPEYLRLNEKVLDMVREFSDRPVAAICHGPQLLVAAGVLEGKKVSAYPACAPEVKLAGGEYVEIELDDAICDGNLVTAPAWPAHPKWLRLLVDRIG; encoded by the coding sequence ATGGCTAAAAAAATTCTGATGATCGTGGGTGATTTTGTAGAAGATTACGAAGTGATGGTTCCCTTTCAGGCTCTGCAGGCAATGGGCTTTGAAGTGGACGCCGTTTGCCCGGACAAAAAAGCAGGAGAACAGGTTGCGACTGCAGTTCATGATTTTGAATCCCAGCAGACCTACCTTGAACGTCCCGGTCACAACTTTACCCTTAATGCCGACTTTGACACTGTTAATACCGGCGACTATGCTGCCCTTGTAGTTCCCGGCGGCAGGGCTCCCGAGTATCTGCGTTTGAATGAAAAAGTACTCGATATGGTCCGTGAATTTTCCGACCGTCCCGTTGCGGCAATCTGCCACGGCCCCCAGCTTCTTGTAGCTGCCGGCGTTCTTGAAGGGAAAAAAGTATCCGCCTATCCGGCCTGCGCCCCTGAAGTAAAACTTGCCGGAGGGGAATACGTTGAAATCGAACTTGATGATGCCATTTGCGATGGCAATCTCGTAACCGCTCCCGCATGGCCTGCCCATCCTAAATGGCTGCGCCTGCTGGTTGACCGCATCGGTTAA
- a CDS encoding ribbon-helix-helix domain-containing protein: protein MCEIYASTPPAEYEQITRSIRINGAVTSIRIERRFWNILDELAEEEQTSTGKFISTLHNEAYSLNGEISNFASLLRVVCTTYLVNKSA, encoded by the coding sequence ATGTGTGAAATATATGCTTCCACCCCGCCGGCGGAATATGAACAGATTACCCGCTCCATCAGGATAAACGGTGCTGTGACCAGCATACGCATTGAACGAAGATTCTGGAATATCCTTGATGAGCTGGCAGAAGAAGAACAAACCAGTACTGGCAAATTTATCTCGACCCTCCACAATGAGGCATATAGCCTTAATGGCGAGATATCCAACTTCGCCTCTTTGCTGCGTGTTGTATGCACCACCTACCTTGTGAACAAATCTGCCTGA
- a CDS encoding iron ABC transporter substrate-binding protein: MNKFFSAVLSLLITLCISLPAFGGTRTITDMSGRTVEIPDKVERVICSGPGCLRYLTYLQGQNMIVGVDSIEQRQTRFDARPYAIANPQFKKMPLIGEFRGHDNPELILGLEPQPQVIFKTYKDMGYDPDELQAKTGIPVVCLSYASLAGKRDVIYNSLQLMGKVIGKQERAKAVCDFMEAHITDLTKRTADIPKEKRKTCYVGGIAKKGPHGFQSTEPAYPPFLFVNALNVACPPKGQGKPLQHANVSKEQIVAWNPEILFVDISTSQLGENAGAIYEIKTDPAYQSLDAIASGKVYTVLPYNWYSMNYGSIIADAYYVGKVLYPERFEDINPSAEANKIYSFMVGAPVLETMTKAFSVKGFEKLELK, translated from the coding sequence ATGAATAAATTCTTTTCTGCTGTCCTGTCCCTGCTCATTACCCTATGTATCTCCCTACCTGCCTTCGGAGGAACCAGAACCATTACAGATATGTCCGGACGCACGGTAGAAATACCGGACAAAGTGGAACGTGTGATCTGTTCCGGTCCGGGATGCCTGCGCTACCTGACTTATCTGCAAGGGCAGAATATGATTGTCGGTGTGGACTCCATTGAGCAACGCCAAACAAGATTCGACGCCCGCCCCTACGCCATCGCCAATCCGCAATTCAAGAAAATGCCCCTCATCGGTGAATTCCGGGGCCACGACAATCCTGAACTGATTCTCGGCCTTGAACCTCAGCCGCAGGTAATTTTCAAAACATACAAAGACATGGGCTACGATCCGGACGAACTTCAGGCCAAGACCGGAATCCCGGTAGTCTGCCTTTCCTATGCCAGCTTAGCCGGCAAAAGGGATGTGATCTACAACTCTCTGCAACTCATGGGTAAAGTCATCGGCAAACAGGAACGAGCCAAGGCAGTATGTGACTTCATGGAAGCCCATATTACCGACCTGACCAAAAGAACAGCAGACATCCCCAAAGAAAAACGCAAGACCTGCTACGTTGGCGGTATTGCCAAGAAAGGCCCGCACGGTTTTCAGTCCACCGAACCTGCCTATCCGCCTTTCCTCTTTGTAAATGCTCTGAACGTAGCCTGCCCGCCAAAAGGACAGGGTAAACCTTTGCAGCACGCCAATGTTTCCAAGGAACAGATTGTAGCCTGGAACCCGGAAATTCTCTTTGTGGACATTTCCACCTCCCAGCTGGGAGAAAATGCAGGGGCAATTTATGAAATAAAGACCGACCCGGCATACCAGTCACTTGATGCGATTGCTTCCGGTAAAGTTTATACAGTACTTCCCTACAACTGGTATTCTATGAACTACGGCTCAATCATTGCCGATGCATACTACGTAGGCAAAGTTCTCTACCCTGAAAGGTTTGAGGACATTAATCCCTCTGCCGAAGCCAATAAAATTTATAGCTTCATGGTCGGCGCTCCGGTTCTTGAGACCATGACTAAAGCATTCAGCGTAAAAGGTTTTGAAAAACTGGAGCTGAAATAG
- a CDS encoding iron ABC transporter permease, with translation MHFDDGQIPADYSRHIRQKSFFIAAGLLLAGAMLVTSIGMGPVSISAPETLLTLLGETVSKRFDLIIWNIRLPQALTALTAGAGLSVAGAVMQAILRNPLGSPFTLGISHAAAFGAAISVMLLDLGTMTSSNVGAVTINSPYLTTMVAFGFSLIATFAIITISRTRRATPEVMVLTGVALGALFTAGTMFLQYFADDVQLAAMVFWTFGDVARATWTELGIISAVTVVAYIWFTANRWNFNAIEAGDETAKGLGVKVERVRLTGMLLASLVTAVIVSFLGIIGFVGLVCPHMVRRLIGDDYRFLLPASCIVGAVLLLAADTAARLMLAPNVLPVSVLTAFLGAPVFIWLIIRGSK, from the coding sequence ATGCATTTTGATGACGGACAGATACCCGCTGATTATTCGCGGCATATAAGGCAGAAGTCATTCTTCATAGCTGCCGGATTACTGCTGGCCGGAGCCATGCTGGTCACCTCCATCGGCATGGGACCGGTATCCATCTCGGCACCTGAAACTCTACTGACCCTGCTTGGCGAGACAGTCTCCAAACGGTTTGACCTGATCATCTGGAACATCAGACTTCCGCAGGCCCTGACTGCCTTGACTGCAGGAGCAGGACTCTCTGTGGCCGGGGCGGTCATGCAGGCCATTCTGCGCAACCCGCTTGGTTCGCCGTTCACCCTCGGCATCTCCCATGCTGCCGCTTTCGGGGCTGCGATATCAGTCATGCTGCTGGACCTCGGAACCATGACCAGTTCCAATGTGGGGGCGGTGACCATTAACTCTCCCTACCTAACCACCATGGTCGCTTTCGGGTTCAGCCTCATTGCCACCTTTGCCATCATAACAATTTCACGCACCCGCAGGGCCACTCCAGAAGTAATGGTCCTGACCGGGGTAGCTCTCGGCGCACTGTTCACTGCCGGAACCATGTTCCTGCAGTACTTTGCAGATGACGTGCAGCTGGCAGCCATGGTTTTCTGGACTTTCGGCGACGTCGCAAGAGCCACATGGACCGAACTGGGAATAATCAGCGCAGTAACCGTCGTTGCCTATATCTGGTTCACGGCCAACCGCTGGAACTTCAATGCCATTGAAGCCGGAGACGAAACAGCCAAAGGACTGGGCGTAAAAGTTGAACGGGTCCGTTTAACTGGGATGCTGCTGGCCTCACTGGTCACGGCGGTCATTGTTTCATTTCTGGGTATAATCGGCTTTGTGGGGCTGGTCTGTCCGCACATGGTCCGGCGCTTGATAGGTGATGATTACCGTTTCCTGCTTCCGGCATCCTGCATTGTGGGCGCGGTCCTGCTGCTCGCAGCAGATACTGCTGCAAGGCTCATGCTGGCTCCCAATGTACTGCCCGTTTCAGTGCTGACTGCATTTCTGGGCGCCCCGGTTTTCATCTGGCTGATCATCAGGGGGAGCAAATGA